From one Trifolium pratense cultivar HEN17-A07 linkage group LG1, ARS_RC_1.1, whole genome shotgun sequence genomic stretch:
- the LOC123913527 gene encoding pyruvate kinase isozyme A, chloroplastic, with translation MSVSRLHLQLFTPPSTTFHHHTPSHLSPPTISFPSIRFPLIRASSTSQFTTIPDNNGVPPSPSASPSDLGSIEVDAVTETELKENGFRSTRRTKLVCTVGPATCGFEQLEALAVGGMNVARINMCHGTREWHKTVIDRVRRLNHQKGFAVAIMMDTEGSEIHMGDLAGASSAKAEDGEIWTFSVRAFDSSLPPPERTINVNYEGFAEDVKVGDELLVDGGMVRFEVIEKIGPDVKCLCTDPGLLLPRANLTFWRNGSLVRERNAMLPTISSKDWLDIDFGIAEGVDFIAISFVKSAEVITHLKSYIAARSRDSDISVIAKIESIDSLKNLEEIIRASDGAMVARGDLGAQIPLEQVPAAQQRIVQVCRQMNKPVIVASQLLESMIEYPTPTRAEVADVSEAVRQRADALMLSGESAMGQFPDKALTVLRSVSLRIERWWREEKRYEATQLPSVGSYFSEKISEEICNSAAKMANNLEVDALFVYTKTGHMASLLSRCRPDCPIFAFTTTPSVRRRLNLQWGLIPFRLSFSDDMESNLNKTFSLLKARNLIKSGDLVIAVSDMFQSIQVMNVP, from the exons ATGTCTGTCTCTCGCCTCCATCTCCAACTCTTCACTCCACCGTCAACAACCTTCCACCACCACACCCCCTCCCACCTCTCACCCCCCACCATCTCCTTCCCCTCTATCCGTTTCCCCCTCATTCGCGCCTCCTCCACTTCCCAATTCACAACAATCCCCGACAACAATGGAGTACCACCTTCACCCTCAGCTTCACCCTCAGATCTCGGCTCAATTGAAGTTGATGCAGTAACCGAAACAGAGCTTAAAGAAAACGGTTTCCGTAGCACAAGAAGAACGAAACTTGTCTGCACTGTTGGACCTGCAACATGTGGTTTTGAACAGCTTGAAGCTCTTGCTGTTGGTGGAATGAATGTTGCTAGAATTAATATGTGTCATGGTACTAGAGAATGgcataaaactgttattgatcGTGTTAGAAGACTTAATCATCAAAAGGGTTTTGCTGTTGCTATTATGATGGATACTGAAGGGAGTGAGATTCATATGGGTGATCTTGCTGGTGCTTCTTCTGCTAAAGCTGAA GATGGTGAGATCTGGACTTTTAGTGTTAGGGCATTTGATTCTAGTCTTCCACCTCCGGAACGGACCATCAATGTCAATTATGAGGGTTTTGCTGAAG ATGTGAAGGTTGGGGATGAGCTTTTGGTTGACGGGGGAATGGTTAGGTTTGAGGTCATTGAAAAGATAGGTCCAGATGTGAAGTGTCTTTGCACTGATCCTGGTTTGTTGCTTCCAAGAGCAAATCTCACTTTCTGGAGAAATGGTAGTTTAGTTCGAGAAAGGAATGCCATGCTCCCTACAATTTCTTCAAAG GATTGGTTAGACATTGATTTTGGTATTGCTGAGGGTGTTGATTTTATTGCTATTTCATTTGTCAAATCTGCTGAAGTTATTACTCATCTTAAAAGCTATATTGCTGCACGATCTCGTGATAG TGATATTTCAGTCATTGCAAAGATAGAGAGTATTGATTCACTGAAGAACCTAGAGGAGATCATTCGAGCATCAGACGGAGCTATGGTGGCACGTGGAGACTTGGGAGCTCAGATACCGTTAGAACAGGTTCCAGCTGCCCAACAAAGGATTGTTCAAGTTTGCAGGCAAATGAATAAACCTGTCATTGTGGCCTCTCAGCTACTTGAATCCATGATTGAGTATCCTACACCTACAAGAGCTGAAGTAGCAGATGTTTCTGAAGCAGTCAGGCAACGCGCTGATGCTTTGATGCTTTCTGGTGAGTCAGCAATGGGCCAGTTCCCTGATAAGGCCTTAACTGTATTAAGGAGTGTTAGTTTGAGAATTGAGAGATGGTGGAGGGAAGAAAAACGCTATGAAGCTACGCAACTCCCCTCAGTTGGTAGTTATTTTTCAGAAAAAATATCTGAAGAAATCTGCAATTCTGCTGCAAAGATGG CCAATAATTTAGAGGTGGATGCACTTTTTGTATACACAAAGACCGGGCACATGGCATCTCTATTGTCACGGTGCCGTCCTGATTGTCCAATCTTTGCTTTTACTACCACTCCATCTGTGCGTAGACGTCTGAACCTCCAGTGGGGCTTGATACCTTTCCGTCTGAGCTTCTCTGATGACATGGAAAGCAATCTCAATAAAACCTTCTCATTGCTTAAGGCCAGAAATCTGATCAAATCTGGTGACCTTGTCATTGCTGTCTCGGATATGTTTCAGTCCATACAAGTGATGAATGTTCCTTAA